The following proteins are encoded in a genomic region of Pelodictyon phaeoclathratiforme BU-1:
- a CDS encoding NAD(P)/FAD-dependent oxidoreductase: protein MAKVVVLGAGVSGHTAASFLKKKLGKHHEVVVVTPNAYYQWIPSNIWVGVGRMTIDDVRFELKKVYNRWGIILKQAKAIEIHPEGDGQSARGYVTIEYTDGVRNGEREMVDYDYLVNATGPKLNFDATEGLGPDKNSFSVCTYGHAAHAWEHLQDNIKKMQAGQKQRILIGTGHAMATCQGAAFEYILNVAYEISKLGLSDKAQITWISNEYELGDFGMAGAFINRGGYYTPTKVFTESLMAEYGINWIRRAGVHQVDPGKVYYETLEGEEKSQEFDFAMLIPSFSGVGLTSYDKSGADITEKMFAPNKFMKVDADYTAKPFEDWEADDWPSIYQNPLFKNIYAPGIAFAPPHPISKPMSSPSGRQIFPTAPRTGMPAGVMGKIVALNIAEKIQGAEEHQHKASMSRMGAACVVSAGFGSLDGLGASMTLFPVVPDWEKYPDWGRDMNYSLGEAGLAGHWLKVILHYLFFHKAKGYPFWWLIPE, encoded by the coding sequence ATGGCGAAAGTTGTTGTTTTGGGAGCGGGGGTTTCAGGTCATACCGCTGCTTCGTTTCTCAAAAAGAAACTTGGCAAACATCATGAGGTGGTTGTTGTTACCCCGAATGCATATTATCAGTGGATTCCTTCAAACATCTGGGTTGGTGTTGGTCGGATGACGATTGATGATGTTCGTTTTGAGCTGAAAAAAGTGTACAACCGTTGGGGAATTATCCTCAAGCAGGCCAAAGCGATTGAAATCCATCCGGAAGGTGATGGTCAGAGCGCAAGAGGGTATGTGACGATTGAATATACTGACGGCGTGCGAAACGGAGAGAGGGAGATGGTAGACTACGATTATCTGGTCAACGCTACCGGGCCCAAGCTGAATTTTGACGCTACAGAAGGTCTCGGCCCGGACAAGAACAGTTTTTCGGTCTGTACCTATGGCCATGCAGCTCATGCCTGGGAGCACCTGCAGGATAACATCAAAAAGATGCAGGCAGGCCAGAAGCAGCGGATTCTGATCGGAACAGGTCATGCCATGGCGACCTGCCAGGGTGCGGCCTTCGAATACATCCTGAATGTAGCCTATGAAATCTCAAAGCTTGGTTTGAGTGACAAGGCACAGATTACCTGGATTTCAAATGAGTACGAACTGGGCGATTTCGGTATGGCGGGAGCGTTTATCAACCGGGGAGGCTACTACACGCCGACGAAGGTCTTCACTGAATCGCTTATGGCCGAGTATGGTATCAACTGGATCAGGCGAGCCGGGGTTCATCAGGTTGATCCTGGCAAAGTATATTACGAGACGCTCGAAGGAGAAGAGAAGAGCCAGGAATTTGATTTTGCCATGCTTATCCCCTCATTTTCAGGCGTGGGACTAACCTCTTATGACAAGTCAGGAGCAGATATTACCGAGAAGATGTTTGCGCCGAACAAGTTCATGAAGGTCGATGCCGATTATACTGCAAAACCTTTTGAAGATTGGGAGGCTGATGATTGGCCCTCAATTTACCAGAACCCTCTGTTTAAGAATATCTATGCTCCGGGCATTGCTTTTGCACCACCGCATCCCATCTCAAAACCGATGTCGAGTCCGAGCGGTCGTCAGATTTTCCCGACAGCTCCTCGTACTGGAATGCCTGCAGGTGTCATGGGCAAAATTGTGGCGCTGAATATTGCCGAGAAAATCCAGGGAGCCGAGGAGCATCAACACAAGGCATCGATGAGCAGAATGGGTGCAGCATGTGTCGTGTCGGCAGGATTTGGATCACTTGATGGTCTTGGTGCCTCAATGACTCTCTTCCCGGTTGTTCCGGACTGGGAGAAGTATCCTGATTGGGGTCGTGACATGAACTACTCACTCGGTGAGGCTGGTCTGGCAGGGCATTGGCTGAAAGTCATCCTGCACTATCTCTTCTTCCACAAAGCCAAGGGCTATCCCTTCTGGTGGCTGATTCCGGAATAA
- a CDS encoding GAF domain-containing protein — MTVDGDKKKTDTCSFEEERIGVRERAFTKAMVESLPGSFSINDAHGRLVWWNAYHRDEIVGKDESEMSETNAMEVFHPDDRAFALEKMLNVLNFGIEETSEGRVMLRGGPKFQWRMITGKRIIIEDHPFVVAVGIDITERKRFEAIMALRLRLLEMAEHSTAEELLRATLDEAERLTESVIGFFNVITEDQKTFSIRVSSLFRQIKTQLPEGEENAIALDEEEILTDAIRERRSVIDNNYTGSLNCFSAQEPHASFKRILIIPLMRGATVTALLCVGGKSYDYDDDDARTVGVLANLAWDIVSRKRAELSEKKIQEVLLQAQKMELLGQLAGGIAHDFNNMLGIILGNAETAMKREVIEEPLLGNMKAILKASEHSADLCNQLLAFSRKQAVMPIVLDLNSMVERMLTVLRRLMGENISLLWIPERRSTPVKIDPAQMELILGNLCVNSRDAIHDIGAITIKTCRIHVDKSESTAAHPCCKESGDYVMLSVIDNGCGINKKDLPHIFEPFFTTKERRKGAGMGLSTIYGIVKQNHAAIECQSEQGRGTTFNIYLPQHIGYADQEESEQSIVSAGGRKEMILLVEDEPDILNIYKLMLENNGYTVLDAAAPSDALRIASEYKGQIHLLITDVVLPEMNGCDLSKKLESLFPKLKTLFMSGYTTDSINKQVGGELGVNFIQKPFSIDALISAINKIFTLPG; from the coding sequence ATGACAGTGGACGGTGACAAAAAAAAAACAGACACATGCTCTTTCGAAGAGGAGCGGATTGGAGTTCGTGAACGAGCTTTTACTAAAGCCATGGTTGAGAGTCTCCCTGGATCATTTTCTATTAATGATGCTCATGGACGACTTGTCTGGTGGAACGCCTATCATCGTGATGAAATTGTTGGAAAAGATGAAAGCGAAATGTCTGAGACCAATGCAATGGAGGTCTTTCATCCCGATGACCGGGCCTTTGCATTGGAGAAAATGCTGAATGTGCTGAATTTCGGTATTGAAGAGACCTCTGAAGGAAGAGTCATGTTGCGTGGAGGACCGAAATTTCAATGGAGAATGATCACGGGCAAGAGAATTATCATTGAAGATCATCCGTTCGTTGTGGCTGTTGGTATTGATATTACTGAACGCAAGCGGTTTGAAGCCATTATGGCATTGCGACTGCGTCTTCTTGAAATGGCGGAGCATTCTACTGCCGAGGAGTTGCTGAGAGCGACACTCGATGAAGCTGAACGCCTTACGGAGAGCGTAATCGGTTTTTTCAATGTTATTACTGAGGATCAGAAAACATTTTCAATACGGGTATCATCATTATTCCGTCAAATCAAGACGCAACTACCGGAAGGGGAAGAAAACGCTATCGCCCTGGATGAAGAGGAGATATTGACCGATGCGATACGGGAACGTCGCAGCGTTATTGATAATAATTACACCGGATCGCTCAACTGCTTTTCTGCGCAAGAGCCCCATGCCAGTTTCAAACGAATACTTATTATTCCCCTGATGCGAGGGGCAACGGTTACTGCACTTCTTTGTGTTGGAGGCAAGTCTTACGATTATGATGACGATGATGCAAGAACGGTGGGTGTACTGGCCAATCTTGCATGGGATATTGTCTCTCGTAAACGTGCCGAGTTATCAGAAAAGAAAATACAAGAGGTGCTTTTGCAGGCTCAAAAGATGGAATTGCTTGGTCAGCTTGCCGGAGGTATCGCCCACGATTTCAATAACATGCTGGGGATAATTCTCGGTAATGCAGAAACGGCTATGAAGAGAGAGGTCATTGAAGAGCCTCTTCTGGGTAATATGAAAGCTATTCTTAAAGCTTCCGAACACTCAGCAGATCTTTGCAATCAACTTCTTGCATTCTCCCGGAAGCAGGCCGTGATGCCTATCGTTCTTGATCTGAACAGCATGGTTGAAAGGATGCTTACGGTACTCAGGCGACTGATGGGCGAAAATATCTCCCTGCTCTGGATACCTGAACGTCGCAGTACCCCGGTCAAGATTGATCCTGCACAAATGGAGCTTATTCTTGGCAACCTGTGTGTCAATTCTCGTGACGCTATCCATGATATAGGTGCAATTACGATCAAAACATGCAGGATTCATGTTGATAAATCCGAATCCACTGCCGCTCATCCCTGTTGTAAGGAGTCTGGTGATTATGTGATGCTCAGTGTGATCGATAACGGCTGTGGTATCAATAAAAAGGATCTTCCACATATTTTCGAACCCTTCTTCACGACAAAGGAGAGAAGAAAAGGTGCAGGAATGGGTCTTTCAACAATCTATGGTATTGTCAAACAGAACCATGCCGCTATCGAATGCCAGAGCGAACAGGGCAGGGGAACCACCTTCAACATTTATCTGCCACAGCATATCGGTTATGCAGATCAGGAGGAGAGTGAGCAATCGATTGTATCGGCTGGTGGAAGAAAAGAGATGATACTGCTTGTAGAGGACGAGCCTGATATCCTTAATATCTATAAGCTGATGCTCGAAAATAATGGCTATACCGTACTTGATGCTGCGGCTCCGAGTGATGCTCTGCGGATTGCCAGTGAGTACAAAGGGCAAATTCACCTCTTGATAACCGACGTCGTCCTGCCTGAAATGAACGGTTGTGACCTCTCAAAAAAGTTGGAATCACTTTTCCCGAAGCTGAAAACCCTTTTTATGTCTGGTTACACCACAGACTCCATTAACAAACAAGTGGGGGGAGAGTTGGGAGTGAATTTCATTCAGAAGCCATTTTCTATTGATGCGCTCATCAGCGCAATCAATAAAATTTTTACACTTCCTGGATGA
- a CDS encoding YdcF family protein: MRLFVKITLIFFLSLTTAAALLLSCLGILVSQHAADPEKCDVIIVLGGDNGLRVRKGAELYNAGYASHVILTGIDERFYRPSHPNWRERRMIALGVPKKAIKIDTKSKTTWEEAENTSNTMEKKGWKSAIIVSDPPHMLRLHQTWNRAFKGSSKTFILVSTTPSWWDRVLWWKNRQSYQFVISEIKKNLFYAAVYY, encoded by the coding sequence ATGAGACTTTTTGTTAAAATCACCCTGATTTTTTTTCTTTCACTAACCACCGCTGCCGCTCTCTTGTTATCCTGCCTCGGTATACTGGTTTCACAACATGCCGCAGACCCTGAAAAATGCGATGTCATTATTGTGCTGGGAGGCGATAACGGACTAAGGGTACGCAAAGGCGCAGAACTCTACAACGCAGGATATGCAAGCCATGTTATTCTGACAGGAATTGATGAGCGATTTTATCGTCCCAGCCACCCGAATTGGCGTGAACGCCGGATGATAGCACTTGGCGTCCCCAAAAAGGCAATCAAAATAGATACCAAATCAAAAACCACATGGGAAGAGGCGGAGAACACGTCGAACACTATGGAAAAGAAGGGATGGAAAAGCGCTATTATCGTCAGCGATCCCCCACACATGCTCCGGCTTCATCAAACGTGGAACCGGGCATTTAAAGGCTCGTCAAAAACATTTATTCTTGTATCGACAACCCCTTCATGGTGGGACAGAGTGCTCTGGTGGAAAAACAGACAAAGTTACCAGTTTGTGATCAGCGAGATCAAAAAAAATCTTTTCTATGCGGCAGTTTACTATTAG